A section of the Rhizobium sp. BG4 genome encodes:
- the tatC gene encoding twin-arginine translocase subunit TatC, giving the protein MSGDIEDKPQPLIEHLMELRRRLMWSIGAFFIAFIVCFFFAKHLFNYLVYPYKLAVTWAGMDVDKAQLIYTAPQEFFFTQVKVAMFGGVVIAFPIIAAQIYKFVAPGLYKNERAAFLPFLIASPILFLLGAALVYFFFTPMVMWFFLAMQQTPGHGDVAISLLPKVSEYLSLIMTLVLSFGLVFQLPVITTLLARVGLLTSAWLAEKRKFAIVMAFIVAAVLTPPDPMSQIGLALPTILLYEIAIHAARLVERQRARQAVEEAERSADVANTDSV; this is encoded by the coding sequence ATGAGCGGTGATATTGAAGACAAGCCGCAGCCGTTGATCGAGCACCTCATGGAGCTGCGCAGGCGGCTGATGTGGTCGATCGGCGCGTTCTTCATCGCCTTCATCGTCTGCTTCTTCTTTGCAAAGCATCTCTTCAACTACCTCGTCTACCCCTACAAGCTCGCCGTCACCTGGGCGGGCATGGATGTCGACAAGGCACAGCTGATCTATACCGCCCCGCAGGAATTCTTCTTCACGCAGGTGAAGGTGGCGATGTTCGGCGGCGTGGTGATCGCTTTCCCGATCATCGCGGCACAGATTTACAAGTTCGTGGCCCCCGGCCTCTACAAGAACGAACGCGCGGCCTTCCTGCCGTTCCTGATCGCATCGCCGATCCTCTTCCTGCTCGGCGCGGCTCTCGTCTATTTCTTCTTCACGCCGATGGTCATGTGGTTCTTCCTGGCCATGCAGCAGACGCCGGGTCATGGCGATGTCGCCATCTCGCTGCTGCCAAAGGTCTCGGAATATCTGAGCCTGATCATGACGCTGGTGCTGTCGTTCGGTCTCGTCTTCCAGCTTCCCGTCATCACCACGCTGCTTGCCCGTGTCGGCCTGCTGACGTCCGCATGGCTTGCCGAGAAGCGCAAGTTCGCCATCGTCATGGCCTTCATCGTCGCAGCCGTGCTGACGCCGCCCGATCCGATGTCCCAGATCGGTCTTGCACTGCCGACGATCCTTCTCTACGAGATTGCCATCCACGCGGCTCGACTCGTCGAGCGCCAGCGTGCGCGGCAGGCGGTCGAAGAGGCGGAACGATCCGCGGACGTTGCCAACACGGACAGCGTCTGA
- the tatB gene encoding Sec-independent protein translocase protein TatB, giving the protein MFDIGWTELLVIAVVLIVVVGPKDLPPMLRAFGKMTQRAKKVAGEFRAQFDEALREADLDEVRQTLADAQRLNPANTLRDAMNPLRQMGNDIKADLQNATKADNKTEVPVSVPAPSMSLPETPPVVAPAPAAEPVAAPVVAEKPKAVRKPRAAAEAKAEPVAAAPAAKAKRAPAAKAVAAVPSAKAAPAKTAAAKTAAPAKKVAAAPKKAAAKKKDEA; this is encoded by the coding sequence ATGTTCGATATTGGCTGGACCGAGCTGCTTGTCATCGCGGTCGTGTTGATTGTGGTGGTAGGTCCGAAGGATCTGCCGCCGATGTTGCGTGCGTTCGGTAAGATGACGCAGCGCGCCAAGAAGGTTGCCGGTGAATTCCGTGCGCAATTCGACGAGGCGCTGCGTGAGGCCGATCTCGACGAGGTGCGCCAGACGCTCGCCGACGCCCAGCGTCTCAACCCCGCCAATACGCTGCGCGACGCGATGAACCCGCTGCGCCAGATGGGCAACGACATCAAGGCCGACCTTCAGAACGCAACGAAGGCCGACAACAAGACCGAGGTGCCGGTCAGCGTGCCGGCTCCCTCGATGAGCCTGCCGGAGACGCCTCCGGTCGTTGCGCCGGCACCCGCAGCCGAACCGGTTGCTGCGCCTGTCGTTGCTGAAAAGCCGAAGGCCGTGCGCAAGCCGCGCGCCGCCGCTGAGGCAAAGGCCGAGCCTGTGGCTGCCGCTCCCGCGGCCAAGGCAAAGCGCGCGCCCGCAGCAAAGGCCGTAGCCGCTGTGCCTTCAGCTAAGGCTGCACCGGCTAAGACGGCAGCAGCAAAGACGGCTGCGCCTGCAAAGAAGGTCGCAGCTGCCCCGAAGAAGGCAGCAGCAAAGAAAAAGGATGAGGCATGA
- a CDS encoding twin-arginine translocase TatA/TatE family subunit yields MGSFSMWHWLIVLVIVLLLFGRGKIPELMGDVAKGIKSFKKGMNDEDAPETASKTVDHKADETK; encoded by the coding sequence ATGGGTTCTTTTAGCATGTGGCACTGGCTGATCGTCCTGGTCATCGTGCTGTTGTTGTTCGGCCGCGGAAAGATTCCGGAGCTGATGGGCGACGTTGCCAAGGGCATCAAGAGCTTCAAGAAGGGCATGAACGACGAAGACGCGCCGGAAACGGCGTCGAAGACCGTCGATCACAAGGCCGACGAAACGAAGTAA
- the scpB gene encoding SMC-Scp complex subunit ScpB gives MIDPDDDIGAEQGEGAESQDFQAELEAERIAEALVFASAQPVSEAFIADRIAKHFNVHTIMLRLKEQYAPRGVNLVQVDDAWAFRTAADLSFVIRRDENETKKLSRAALEVLAIIAYHQPVTRAEIEDIRGVQTSRGTLDVLMEAGWVRFRGRRRTPGRPVTLGTTRDFLDHFGLEELRDLPGIEELKGAGLLSGRIPANFNIPSPSMNDELTEDEDPITQMDLEELGLLAPGGASED, from the coding sequence GTGATCGATCCTGACGACGATATCGGCGCGGAGCAAGGCGAGGGCGCCGAAAGCCAGGACTTCCAGGCAGAGCTTGAGGCCGAACGCATCGCCGAGGCACTGGTCTTCGCCTCGGCGCAGCCGGTCTCCGAAGCCTTCATTGCCGATCGCATCGCCAAGCATTTCAATGTCCACACCATCATGCTCCGCTTGAAGGAGCAATATGCGCCGCGCGGCGTCAATCTGGTGCAGGTGGATGACGCCTGGGCGTTCCGCACGGCCGCCGATCTCTCATTTGTGATCCGCCGTGATGAGAATGAAACGAAGAAGCTTTCGCGCGCTGCTCTCGAAGTGCTGGCGATCATCGCCTATCACCAGCCGGTGACGCGTGCAGAGATTGAAGACATCAGAGGCGTGCAGACCTCGCGCGGCACGCTCGACGTTCTCATGGAGGCCGGTTGGGTGCGTTTCCGCGGCCGCCGCCGCACGCCCGGCCGCCCCGTAACACTCGGCACCACCCGCGATTTTCTCGACCATTTCGGCCTTGAGGAACTGCGCGATCTGCCTGGTATTGAAGAGCTCAAGGGGGCAGGGCTGCTCTCCGGCCGCATCCCGGCCAATTTCAACATCCCGTCGCCGTCGATGAACGACGAGCTGACCGAGGACGAAGATCCGATCACCCAGATGGATCTTGAGGAATTGGGGCTTCTTGCGCCGGGTGGCGCATCGGAAGATTAG
- the nagZ gene encoding beta-N-acetylhexosaminidase: protein MTESKAMILGCSGLSLTPEEKAFYKAERPWGFILFGRNISEPQQIADLVAEMRESVGWHAPVLIDQEGGRVQRIRPPILQHYPSGQALGDIYRQDHEQGLRAAWLMSRLHAFDLLKFGINVDCLPVLDVPVEGSSNVIGNRAYGGDPRTVTEMGRAASEGLKAGGVLPVMKHMPGHGRGFADSHHELPVVTVSRAELEAHDFPPFIAMKDELAAMTCHVVFTAIDDSNPATTSRKVIDGVIRQHIGFNGLLLSDDTSMNALAGTIGERAANIIAGGCDIVLHCNGHMDEMQQVVANVPALAGASLERANAVLAGMPKADQSDEAAIRSEFDAMFAAV, encoded by the coding sequence ATGACCGAATCAAAAGCGATGATCCTGGGCTGTAGCGGCCTGTCCCTGACCCCGGAAGAAAAGGCCTTCTACAAGGCGGAACGCCCCTGGGGGTTCATTCTTTTCGGACGCAACATTTCCGAGCCGCAGCAGATCGCCGATCTCGTCGCCGAAATGCGCGAGAGCGTCGGCTGGCATGCGCCCGTCCTGATCGATCAGGAAGGCGGACGCGTCCAGCGCATCCGTCCGCCGATCCTCCAGCACTATCCGTCCGGTCAGGCGCTCGGCGATATCTATCGCCAGGACCATGAGCAGGGGCTTCGGGCCGCCTGGCTGATGTCGCGCCTGCACGCGTTCGACCTCCTGAAATTCGGCATCAATGTCGATTGCCTCCCGGTTCTCGATGTTCCGGTCGAAGGCAGCAGCAATGTCATCGGCAATCGCGCCTATGGCGGCGATCCCCGCACGGTGACCGAAATGGGTCGCGCCGCAAGCGAAGGCCTGAAGGCCGGTGGCGTCTTGCCGGTGATGAAGCACATGCCGGGTCACGGCCGCGGCTTTGCCGATTCCCATCATGAGTTGCCCGTCGTCACCGTTTCGCGCGCCGAGCTCGAAGCGCATGATTTCCCGCCCTTCATCGCCATGAAGGACGAGCTGGCCGCCATGACCTGCCATGTCGTCTTCACGGCGATCGACGACAGCAATCCGGCGACCACGTCGCGCAAGGTGATCGACGGCGTCATCCGCCAGCATATCGGCTTCAACGGCCTGTTGCTTTCGGATGATACATCGATGAACGCGCTGGCCGGGACGATCGGCGAGCGCGCCGCGAATATCATTGCAGGCGGATGCGATATCGTGCTGCATTGCAATGGCCACATGGACGAGATGCAGCAGGTGGTCGCCAATGTGCCAGCGCTCGCGGGCGCGTCCCTCGAGCGCGCCAACGCGGTTCTGGCTGGCATGCCAAAGGCCGATCAGTCGGACGAGGCCGCGATCCGCAGCGAATTCGACGCCATGTTTGCAGCCGTCTGA
- a CDS encoding SPOR domain-containing protein, translated as MADKQLAYDARQKTELFDENDPLAELARIVGFEPRVAANTVSEPVRQEPAFDLEDELLREFERYDAPRPLGALGHPAEQPVEEAASYEPVAHEHAAAPQEPVEAPVYAEPEAYEAEPVAAAYEPEETQAWTGGQVAAAEWAVQPSEPVSNGGARDLIEELEMSIGAASAVQPVAPVAKAPQWSAASIKLPLANFHTARREEPVSAVVVEPEPVVAPAPQPVAEVASAETLQELAALDVAEEFTPVASGFPAEIDRHEEPEVVEQAPVAEAVYAEPVSHEAFDLAAAAKDGIVASDAALTEALPQDEATAFDIDNLLADVSRYPVPQRAPEPVREEPVQFHQPEPVKPVAPVVAAKPAPAEEEDPFAGHDFELDLEGIELELADLDFAEPVKEEPVAVAPAPVRAQPAPVAAAPAPVVAPRPIAPAPVVAEAPRPVQPAYTPAPVSYSPAAVFTPAPQPAAPVRAAVVEPVEELPFDPSMITDADGHPEAVGEMHVPALPPVEQHKPAAPVNDFDFDVDAEIASLFDPIKSKEAVPAAAPAWASQASAPAAQNPAAPAVAGLDDLERALEEDLRRSMREPVQRTEQLAEVHIQSAGAAEDMHRARSMKRMLAAAAMVVVFAGGAYGLYTVVADTGIAGGSGEPRIIAADKEPVKVVPDNPGGKTVPNQDKAVYDRVAGATETPKQTALVSSDEQPVDVVQRTLTPEVAPEDNDGDITDQAVSTPVSDTEDPRLLPGQEQQEAAANNDADRVPAVSPRKVRTMIVKPDGTLVAREDEAPVDAPAVNQVKTTTIKPNGSAANFPASTEVASADIRSTPVENTPAQPAASESVLAKVAASNPANVEPPVRQVQSTPVQPQAAAKPADTAPVPAARPAAKPAAAAAAPEQPKPTEVASVAPAATQPQAAAPSGAYGVQIASLPSEAEANKSYASLSKKFASVLSGRSYEIRKADIAGKGTFYRVRIPASSKDEAAAICEKYRAAGGSCLISK; from the coding sequence ATGGCAGACAAACAACTTGCGTATGACGCGCGACAGAAGACGGAGCTGTTCGATGAAAACGATCCGCTCGCGGAACTCGCGCGCATCGTTGGCTTCGAGCCGCGGGTAGCGGCCAATACTGTCTCAGAGCCAGTCCGGCAGGAGCCGGCCTTCGATCTCGAAGACGAATTGCTGCGGGAATTCGAGCGCTACGACGCGCCGCGCCCGCTGGGTGCACTCGGCCATCCGGCCGAGCAGCCCGTTGAAGAAGCCGCAAGCTACGAGCCCGTTGCCCACGAGCACGCTGCCGCTCCGCAGGAGCCCGTTGAGGCTCCGGTCTATGCCGAGCCGGAAGCCTACGAGGCTGAGCCGGTCGCAGCGGCCTATGAGCCCGAGGAAACGCAGGCCTGGACCGGTGGTCAGGTTGCTGCCGCCGAATGGGCGGTCCAGCCCTCGGAGCCAGTCTCCAACGGCGGCGCCCGCGATCTGATCGAAGAACTCGAAATGTCGATCGGTGCCGCATCGGCTGTTCAGCCGGTTGCTCCGGTTGCCAAGGCGCCGCAGTGGTCTGCCGCCAGCATCAAGCTGCCGCTCGCCAACTTCCATACGGCCCGCCGCGAAGAGCCGGTTTCTGCGGTTGTCGTCGAGCCCGAGCCTGTCGTTGCGCCTGCGCCGCAGCCGGTTGCTGAAGTGGCATCCGCGGAAACCCTGCAGGAACTTGCTGCACTTGACGTTGCCGAGGAGTTCACTCCCGTCGCTTCCGGCTTCCCGGCCGAAATCGATCGCCACGAAGAGCCCGAAGTCGTCGAGCAGGCGCCCGTTGCCGAAGCTGTCTATGCCGAGCCGGTATCGCACGAGGCCTTCGATCTCGCCGCTGCCGCCAAGGATGGCATCGTTGCTTCCGACGCAGCGCTGACCGAGGCGCTGCCCCAGGATGAAGCAACCGCCTTCGATATCGACAACCTTCTGGCTGACGTTTCCCGTTACCCGGTGCCGCAGCGCGCTCCGGAGCCGGTTCGCGAAGAACCTGTACAGTTCCATCAGCCGGAACCGGTAAAGCCGGTAGCACCCGTGGTGGCCGCCAAGCCCGCTCCGGCCGAAGAGGAAGATCCCTTCGCAGGTCATGACTTCGAGCTCGATCTCGAAGGCATCGAACTGGAGCTCGCCGATCTCGATTTCGCTGAGCCCGTCAAGGAAGAGCCGGTCGCAGTGGCTCCGGCTCCTGTTCGCGCTCAGCCCGCACCTGTTGCCGCCGCTCCGGCACCGGTTGTCGCTCCGCGCCCGATCGCGCCTGCGCCTGTCGTTGCAGAAGCACCGCGTCCGGTTCAGCCGGCCTATACGCCTGCACCGGTTTCCTATTCGCCGGCAGCCGTCTTCACGCCTGCCCCGCAGCCTGCGGCTCCTGTCCGTGCAGCTGTTGTCGAACCCGTCGAAGAACTTCCCTTCGATCCGTCGATGATCACCGACGCCGACGGTCATCCGGAAGCAGTTGGCGAAATGCACGTTCCGGCGCTGCCGCCGGTCGAGCAGCACAAGCCTGCCGCTCCGGTCAACGATTTCGATTTCGACGTCGATGCCGAGATCGCCAGCCTGTTCGATCCGATCAAGTCCAAGGAAGCCGTTCCGGCTGCTGCGCCCGCCTGGGCATCGCAGGCCTCCGCTCCCGCGGCTCAGAATCCTGCAGCACCCGCCGTTGCCGGTCTCGATGATCTCGAGCGCGCTCTGGAAGAAGATCTGCGCCGCAGCATGCGCGAGCCGGTCCAGCGGACCGAGCAGCTTGCCGAGGTTCACATCCAGTCTGCCGGTGCTGCCGAAGACATGCATCGCGCCCGCTCGATGAAGCGGATGCTGGCTGCCGCTGCCATGGTCGTCGTCTTCGCGGGTGGCGCTTATGGCCTATACACCGTCGTTGCCGATACCGGCATTGCCGGTGGTTCCGGCGAGCCGCGCATCATCGCTGCCGACAAGGAGCCGGTGAAGGTCGTTCCGGATAATCCGGGTGGCAAGACCGTTCCGAACCAGGACAAGGCCGTCTATGACCGTGTTGCCGGCGCCACCGAGACGCCGAAGCAGACTGCACTGGTGTCGTCCGACGAACAGCCTGTCGACGTCGTTCAGCGCACGCTGACGCCTGAGGTCGCACCTGAGGATAACGACGGCGACATCACCGACCAGGCCGTCAGCACGCCGGTCAGCGATACCGAGGATCCGCGCCTGCTGCCAGGCCAGGAGCAGCAGGAAGCCGCTGCCAACAACGATGCAGACCGCGTTCCGGCCGTTTCGCCGCGCAAGGTCCGCACGATGATCGTCAAGCCTGATGGCACGCTGGTTGCCCGTGAAGACGAGGCACCCGTTGACGCGCCTGCCGTGAACCAGGTCAAGACCACGACCATCAAGCCGAACGGCTCTGCTGCCAACTTCCCGGCAAGCACGGAAGTGGCCTCTGCCGATATCCGCTCGACCCCGGTCGAGAATACGCCGGCTCAGCCTGCCGCTTCGGAATCGGTCCTTGCCAAGGTTGCCGCAAGCAACCCGGCCAATGTCGAGCCTCCGGTCCGTCAGGTCCAGTCGACGCCGGTTCAGCCGCAGGCCGCCGCAAAGCCGGCCGACACGGCACCGGTCCCGGCTGCCCGCCCGGCCGCAAAGCCTGCTGCCGCAGCCGCTGCACCCGAACAGCCGAAGCCGACCGAGGTCGCCTCCGTCGCCCCGGCTGCCACCCAGCCGCAGGCCGCTGCGCCGTCGGGTGCCTATGGCGTCCAGATCGCATCGCTGCCATCGGAAGCTGAAGCCAACAAGTCCTACGCAAGCCTCTCCAAGAAGTTTGCCAGCGTTCTTTCCGGCCGCAGCTACGAGATCCGCAAGGCCGACATCGCCGGCAAGGGCACCTTCTACCGCGTCCGCATCCCGGCTTCCTCGAAGGATGAAGCCGCGGCGATCTGCGAGAAGTATCGCGCTGCTGGCGGTAGCTGCCTGATCTCGAAGTAA
- the argS gene encoding arginine--tRNA ligase — protein MNLFTDFEARIKTALEQIDLVKEKRSELDFGRIAVEPPRDVTHGDVATNAAMVLAKPLGTNPRAFAEIILGKLNEDPDVAEVSVAGPGFINIKLSVGYWQRLLGSMIEAGTDYGRSTLGGGRKVNVEYVSANPTGPMHVGHCRGAVVGDALSNLLAFAGYAVTKEYYINDAGSQIDVLARSVFLRYREALGENIGEIPAGLYPGDYLVPVGQSLASEYGVRLHNMPEEQWMPIVKDKAITAMMAMIREDLEVLNVHHDVFFSERTLHDGGAAGIRTAINDLTFKGYVYKGALPPPKGQLPEDWEDREQTLFRSTEVGDDVDRPLIKSDGSYTYFAADVAYFKNKFDRGFNEMIYVLGADHGGYVKRLEAVARAVSEGNSKLTVLLCQLVKLFRNGEPVKMSKRSGDFVTLRDVVEEVGRDSVRFMMLYRKSSEPLDFDFAKVTEQSKDNPVFYVQYAHARCMSVFRQAKEAFPDLNVSPEDLAKAVSGISDPAELQLIAKAAEFPRVVESAAQAQEPHRVAFYLYDLASSFHAHWNKGKDQTELRFVNDKSRESSIARLGLVYAVASVLKSGLAITGTAAPDEMR, from the coding sequence ATGAACCTTTTTACCGATTTCGAAGCCAGGATTAAAACCGCCCTTGAACAGATCGATCTGGTCAAGGAAAAGCGATCCGAGCTCGATTTCGGCCGCATCGCCGTCGAGCCGCCGCGCGATGTGACGCATGGCGACGTCGCGACCAACGCCGCGATGGTGCTCGCCAAGCCGCTCGGCACCAACCCGCGCGCCTTCGCCGAAATCATCCTCGGCAAGCTGAACGAAGATCCTGATGTCGCCGAGGTTTCTGTGGCCGGTCCAGGCTTCATCAACATCAAGCTGTCGGTAGGGTACTGGCAGCGGCTGCTCGGCTCGATGATCGAAGCCGGCACCGATTACGGCCGCTCGACGCTTGGCGGCGGCCGCAAGGTCAATGTCGAATATGTCTCGGCAAACCCGACCGGCCCGATGCATGTCGGCCATTGCCGCGGCGCCGTTGTCGGCGACGCGCTGTCGAACCTCCTGGCCTTTGCCGGCTATGCCGTCACCAAGGAATATTACATCAACGATGCCGGCTCGCAGATCGATGTGCTGGCGCGCTCGGTCTTCCTGCGCTACCGCGAAGCCCTCGGCGAGAATATTGGCGAGATCCCCGCCGGCCTTTATCCGGGCGATTACCTCGTTCCGGTCGGTCAGTCACTGGCCAGTGAATATGGCGTGCGGCTGCACAACATGCCGGAAGAGCAGTGGATGCCGATCGTCAAGGACAAGGCGATCACCGCGATGATGGCGATGATCCGCGAAGATCTCGAGGTCCTGAACGTCCATCACGATGTCTTCTTCTCCGAGCGCACGCTGCATGACGGCGGCGCCGCCGGTATCCGCACCGCCATCAACGACCTGACCTTCAAGGGCTATGTCTACAAGGGTGCGCTGCCGCCGCCGAAGGGCCAGCTGCCGGAGGACTGGGAAGACCGCGAGCAGACGCTGTTCCGCTCGACCGAAGTCGGCGACGATGTCGATCGCCCGCTGATCAAGTCCGACGGGTCCTATACTTACTTCGCCGCCGACGTTGCTTACTTCAAGAACAAGTTCGATCGCGGCTTCAACGAGATGATCTACGTGCTCGGCGCCGACCATGGCGGCTACGTCAAGCGCCTGGAAGCGGTCGCCCGTGCGGTTTCCGAGGGCAACTCGAAGCTGACGGTGCTGCTCTGCCAGCTGGTAAAGCTGTTCCGCAACGGCGAGCCGGTGAAGATGTCGAAGCGCTCCGGCGACTTCGTGACGCTGCGCGACGTGGTCGAGGAAGTCGGCCGCGATTCGGTGCGTTTCATGATGCTTTACCGGAAAAGCTCCGAGCCGCTGGACTTCGATTTCGCCAAAGTAACGGAACAGTCGAAAGATAATCCGGTCTTTTACGTGCAATATGCGCATGCCCGTTGCATGTCGGTTTTCCGGCAAGCGAAGGAGGCGTTTCCGGACCTCAATGTCAGCCCGGAAGACCTCGCAAAAGCGGTGTCCGGAATCTCGGATCCCGCGGAATTGCAGCTGATTGCGAAGGCTGCCGAGTTCCCGCGCGTCGTCGAATCCGCTGCCCAGGCGCAGGAGCCTCACAGGGTCGCTTTCTACCTCTACGACCTCGCCAGTTCGTTCCATGCACACTGGAACAAAGGTAAAGACCAGACTGAATTACGATTTGTTAACGATAAGAGCCGAGAATCGAGTATTGCCAGACTAGGGCTGGTGTACGCTGTCGCTTCGGTTTTGAAGTCGGGTCTTGCCATTACTGGTACCGCCGCACCGGATGAAATGCGATAA
- a CDS encoding deoxyguanosinetriphosphate triphosphohydrolase produces the protein MTIDRRALGFGNSERAVYAADPWTTRGRLYQESSSPTRSDFQRDRDRIVHTTAFRRLKHKTQVFIAQDGDHYRTRLTHTIEVAQIARALARALKLDEDLAEGVALVHDFGHTPFGHTGEDALHEVLLPYGGFDHNAQSLRIVTKLERRYAEFDGINLTWESLEGLVKHNGPLLTPDGQGTRGPVPQPILDYCELHDLQLATYASLEAQVAAIADDIAYNTHDIDDGLRSGYLTFDMLEEIPFLAGLMAEVRDRYPNLEASRFTHEIMRRQITRMVEDVISVAQERLAQINPKSADDIRHADRVIATFSPAMAETDRLIKQMLFKRIYRHPEIMRIRAGAAQIVTDLFGAYMANPKEMQSHYWVDHIAGLADAPKARHVGDYLAGMTDTYAISAHRRLFDHTPDLR, from the coding sequence ATGACGATTGACAGGCGTGCATTGGGTTTCGGCAACAGCGAACGGGCAGTCTATGCGGCTGATCCCTGGACGACCCGCGGGCGGCTCTATCAGGAGAGCTCCAGCCCGACGCGATCCGACTTCCAGCGCGACCGCGACCGCATCGTCCACACGACCGCCTTCCGCCGCCTGAAGCACAAGACGCAGGTCTTCATCGCGCAAGACGGCGATCACTACCGTACGCGCCTGACCCATACGATCGAGGTGGCGCAGATCGCCCGCGCTCTGGCGCGTGCCCTGAAGCTCGACGAGGATCTCGCCGAGGGCGTGGCGCTGGTCCACGATTTCGGCCACACCCCGTTCGGGCACACCGGCGAGGATGCGCTGCACGAGGTGCTGCTGCCCTATGGCGGCTTCGATCACAATGCCCAGTCGCTGCGCATCGTCACCAAGCTCGAGCGCCGCTATGCAGAGTTCGACGGTATCAACCTGACCTGGGAGAGCCTTGAAGGCCTCGTCAAGCACAATGGCCCGCTGCTGACGCCGGACGGGCAGGGCACGCGCGGGCCGGTTCCCCAGCCGATCCTCGATTATTGCGAGCTTCATGACCTGCAGCTCGCGACCTATGCCAGCCTCGAGGCACAGGTGGCGGCGATCGCCGACGATATCGCCTATAACACCCACGACATCGACGATGGCCTGCGCTCCGGTTACCTGACCTTCGACATGCTGGAGGAGATTCCGTTCCTCGCCGGGCTGATGGCGGAAGTTCGCGATCGCTATCCGAACCTGGAAGCCAGCCGCTTCACTCATGAGATCATGCGCCGGCAGATCACCCGCATGGTCGAGGACGTGATCTCGGTTGCGCAGGAGCGTCTCGCCCAGATCAATCCTAAGAGCGCCGACGATATCCGCCACGCCGATCGCGTCATTGCCACCTTCTCGCCGGCGATGGCCGAAACCGACAGGCTGATCAAGCAGATGCTCTTCAAGCGCATCTACCGCCACCCGGAGATCATGCGCATCCGCGCCGGTGCGGCACAGATCGTCACGGATCTCTTCGGGGCCTATATGGCGAACCCCAAGGAGATGCAGAGCCACTACTGGGTGGATCACATCGCCGGCCTTGCCGATGCCCCGAAAGCCCGCCATGTCGGCGACTATCTGGCCGGCATGACGGACACCTATGCCATCAGCGCCCACAGGCGATTGTTTGACCACACTCCCGATTTGCGATAG
- the erpA gene encoding iron-sulfur cluster insertion protein ErpA, translating into MTETSVTLSDAAAKRIAAIVGAEAGKSALRVSVEGGGCSGFSYKFDLADGVQDDDVIVEKNDAKVLIDSLSLVYMAGSEIDFVDNLLGQSFQIKNPNAVASCGCGTSFSI; encoded by the coding sequence ATGACAGAGACTTCAGTAACCCTCTCCGATGCGGCCGCAAAGCGAATCGCCGCGATCGTCGGTGCCGAGGCAGGAAAGAGCGCGCTGCGCGTTTCCGTCGAAGGCGGTGGCTGTTCGGGTTTTTCCTACAAGTTCGACCTTGCCGACGGCGTTCAGGACGATGACGTGATCGTCGAGAAGAACGACGCCAAGGTGCTGATCGACAGCCTCTCGCTGGTCTATATGGCCGGCTCCGAGATCGACTTCGTCGACAACCTGCTCGGCCAGTCCTTCCAGATCAAGAATCCGAACGCGGTTGCCAGCTGCGGCTGCGGAACGAGCTTTTCGATCTAA
- the xth gene encoding exodeoxyribonuclease III, whose translation MKIATWNINGVKARIDNLTQWLKDSNPDIVCLQEIKTVDEGFPRLEIEAMGYHVETHGQKGFNGVAILSKSKPDEVSRGLPGDPLDEQARFIEAVFSLPGNKALRVCCLYLPNGNPVETEKYTYKLAWMERLQQFAAQRLSYEEPLILAGDYNVIPEPHDCFDPKVWANDALFLPQTREAFRRLESLGFTDAVRATTDAVQLYSFWDYQAGAWPKNNGIRIDHLMLSPEAADRMTSTAIEKHVRAWEKPSDHVPVVAYFDFAA comes from the coding sequence ATGAAGATCGCGACCTGGAACATCAACGGCGTCAAGGCGCGCATCGACAACCTGACGCAGTGGCTCAAGGATTCCAATCCCGACATCGTCTGCCTGCAGGAAATCAAGACCGTCGACGAAGGCTTTCCGCGCCTTGAGATCGAGGCGATGGGCTATCATGTCGAAACGCATGGCCAGAAGGGTTTCAACGGCGTCGCGATCCTCTCCAAGAGCAAGCCGGACGAAGTGAGCCGCGGGCTGCCCGGCGATCCGCTGGACGAGCAGGCGCGCTTCATCGAGGCAGTGTTCTCGCTGCCCGGCAACAAGGCGCTGCGCGTCTGCTGCCTCTATCTGCCGAACGGCAATCCCGTCGAAACCGAGAAATACACCTATAAGCTCGCCTGGATGGAGCGTCTGCAGCAATTTGCGGCGCAGCGGCTGAGCTATGAGGAGCCACTCATTCTGGCTGGCGACTATAACGTCATTCCCGAGCCGCATGATTGCTTCGACCCGAAGGTCTGGGCGAATGACGCGCTCTTCCTGCCGCAGACCCGTGAAGCCTTCCGCAGGCTCGAAAGCCTCGGCTTCACCGATGCGGTGCGCGCCACGACGGATGCGGTTCAGCTCTATTCATTCTGGGATTATCAGGCCGGCGCCTGGCCGAAGAACAACGGTATCCGCATTGACCATCTGATGCTGTCGCCTGAAGCGGCAGACCGGATGACCTCGACGGCCATCGAGAAACACGTCCGCGCCTGGGAAAAACCGTCCGACCACGTTCCCGTCGTCGCCTATTTCGACTTCGCGGCTTAA